A window of the Pristiophorus japonicus isolate sPriJap1 chromosome 13, sPriJap1.hap1, whole genome shotgun sequence genome harbors these coding sequences:
- the LOC139279012 gene encoding BTB/POZ domain-containing protein kctd15 isoform X2, whose amino-acid sequence MSRLSLTRSPVSPVASQGIPLPAQLTKSNAPVHIDVGGHMYTSSLATLTKYTDSRIGRLFNGTEPIVLDSLKQHYFIDRDGEIFRYVLSFLRTSKLLLPEDFKDFSLLYEEAKYYQLQPMVRELERWKQEKEYRKCSQPCECLVLRVTPDLGERISLSGEKSLIEDIFPETGDVMCNSVNAGWNQDPTHVIRFPINGYCRLNSVQVLERLLHKGFRVVASCGGGVDSSQFSEYVLYRQDKRLQLTPTTLRIKQEPLD is encoded by the exons ATGTCGCGGCTCTCTCTGACCCGCTCCCCCGTGTCTCCTGTGGCGTCCCAGGGCATCCCACTGCCAGCTCAGCTCACCAAGTCCAACGCTCCTGTTCACATTGATGTCGGAGGACACATGTATACCAGCAGCCTAGCGACCTTAACCAAATACACAGACTCCAG GATAGGACGCCTTTTCAATGGGACGGAGCCTATCGTCCTGGACAGTTTAAAGCAGCATTACTTCATCGACCGGGATGGAGAGATTTTCCGATACGTCCTAAGTTTCCTCAGGACGTCGAAGCTTCTGCTCCCGGAGGATTTCAAG GATTTCAGTTTGTTATACGAGGAAGCCAAGTATTACCAGCTCCAGCCCATGGTGAGGGAACTGGAGAGGTGGAAACAGGAAAAGGAGTATCGCAAGTGTTCACAGCCCTGTGAGTGTCTGGTGCTGAGAGTGACCCCTGACCTGGGAGAGCGCATCAGTCTGAGCGGAGAGAAGTCGCTAATAGAGGATATTTTCCCCGAGACTGGGGACGTCATGTGCAACTCTGTAAACGCCGGGTGGAACCAGGATCCCACACACGTCATACGATTTCCAATCAATGGATACTGCCGGCTCAACTCAGTCCAG GTTCTCGAACGATTGTTACACAAGGGATTCCGGGTTGTGGCGTCCTGTGGGGGCGGTGTGGATTCCTCGCAGTTCAGCGAATACGTGCTGTATCGTCAGGACAAGCGGTTACAGCTCACACCAACAACGCTCAGAATAAAACAGGAGCCACTGGATTAG
- the LOC139279012 gene encoding uncharacterized protein isoform X3: MFTEGRTMSRLSLTRSPVSPVASQGIPLPAQLTKSNAPVHIDVGGHMYTSSLATLTKYTDSRIGRLFNGTEPIVLDSLKQHYFIDRDGEIFRYVLSFLRTSKLLLPEDFKVFVLTAGLDRPPHSGPSPCCLHNSRLHQYVGSAGRRPLTRLGRQRGSSRWYSPHHRMQTWSNLSPRGERLKKLCGSGRYGHQFRALIAPVRSTFNKVLHSSIQTKIDTDPKEEILGQVIKSLVKEGGFQEARSIEIFITTI, encoded by the exons GAAGGAAGAACAATGTCGCGGCTCTCTCTGACCCGCTCCCCCGTGTCTCCTGTGGCGTCCCAGGGCATCCCACTGCCAGCTCAGCTCACCAAGTCCAACGCTCCTGTTCACATTGATGTCGGAGGACACATGTATACCAGCAGCCTAGCGACCTTAACCAAATACACAGACTCCAG GATAGGACGCCTTTTCAATGGGACGGAGCCTATCGTCCTGGACAGTTTAAAGCAGCATTACTTCATCGACCGGGATGGAGAGATTTTCCGATACGTCCTAAGTTTCCTCAGGACGTCGAAGCTTCTGCTCCCGGAGGATTTCAAG gtcttcgtacttaccgccGGGTTGGACCGGCCTCCacacagtggtccttccccctgctgtctccacaactcccgcctgcaccaatatgTCGGCTCGGCTGGCCggaggccacttacgcgacttggccgccagcgGGGCAGTTCCCGGTGGTACTCCCCCCACCACCGGATGCAGACCTGGAgcaatctgtcaccgaggggagagcggCTAAAAAAACTCTGTGGCAGTGGTCGGTacggccaccaatttcgggcccttataGCTCCCGTTAGAAGCACCTttaacaaggtgcttcacagcagcattcagacaaaaattgacaccgatccaaaggaggagatattaggacaggtgatcaaaagcttggtcaaagagggagggtttcaggaggctaggtcaattgaaattttcataacaacaatatag
- the LOC139279012 gene encoding BTB/POZ domain-containing protein kctd15 isoform X1, with the protein MFTEGRTMSRLSLTRSPVSPVASQGIPLPAQLTKSNAPVHIDVGGHMYTSSLATLTKYTDSRIGRLFNGTEPIVLDSLKQHYFIDRDGEIFRYVLSFLRTSKLLLPEDFKDFSLLYEEAKYYQLQPMVRELERWKQEKEYRKCSQPCECLVLRVTPDLGERISLSGEKSLIEDIFPETGDVMCNSVNAGWNQDPTHVIRFPINGYCRLNSVQVLERLLHKGFRVVASCGGGVDSSQFSEYVLYRQDKRLQLTPTTLRIKQEPLD; encoded by the exons GAAGGAAGAACAATGTCGCGGCTCTCTCTGACCCGCTCCCCCGTGTCTCCTGTGGCGTCCCAGGGCATCCCACTGCCAGCTCAGCTCACCAAGTCCAACGCTCCTGTTCACATTGATGTCGGAGGACACATGTATACCAGCAGCCTAGCGACCTTAACCAAATACACAGACTCCAG GATAGGACGCCTTTTCAATGGGACGGAGCCTATCGTCCTGGACAGTTTAAAGCAGCATTACTTCATCGACCGGGATGGAGAGATTTTCCGATACGTCCTAAGTTTCCTCAGGACGTCGAAGCTTCTGCTCCCGGAGGATTTCAAG GATTTCAGTTTGTTATACGAGGAAGCCAAGTATTACCAGCTCCAGCCCATGGTGAGGGAACTGGAGAGGTGGAAACAGGAAAAGGAGTATCGCAAGTGTTCACAGCCCTGTGAGTGTCTGGTGCTGAGAGTGACCCCTGACCTGGGAGAGCGCATCAGTCTGAGCGGAGAGAAGTCGCTAATAGAGGATATTTTCCCCGAGACTGGGGACGTCATGTGCAACTCTGTAAACGCCGGGTGGAACCAGGATCCCACACACGTCATACGATTTCCAATCAATGGATACTGCCGGCTCAACTCAGTCCAG GTTCTCGAACGATTGTTACACAAGGGATTCCGGGTTGTGGCGTCCTGTGGGGGCGGTGTGGATTCCTCGCAGTTCAGCGAATACGTGCTGTATCGTCAGGACAAGCGGTTACAGCTCACACCAACAACGCTCAGAATAAAACAGGAGCCACTGGATTAG